The following are encoded in a window of Pecten maximus chromosome 17, xPecMax1.1, whole genome shotgun sequence genomic DNA:
- the LOC117315775 gene encoding atrial natriuretic peptide receptor 3-like, with product MGSKQRQTCCCIVLLSTVLSVSSIVVKIATILPADNRRIFSIDRITPAIQMAIDELSNNYTLVENLTFSVEYANSQCSIAEGINQAIDFYINRKVDAFFGPVCDYAVAPVARQTRFWNIPLISGGAMARDFAIYRKSQYPKLTRVGPVNFNSLSDFFVKLFRHSGWKSLKILYNRKGHANVFEDFCHLCVEAIHYDMIEKAREIKQDYFRLDEKTDLRKILFNEVGLTFGGR from the coding sequence ATGGGATCTAAGCAGAGACAAACATGCTGCTGCATTGTACTATTGTCCACAGTGTTATCAGTAAGTTCCATTGTTGTCAAGATCGCGACAATATTACCCGCTGACAATAGAAGGATATTTTCTATTGACAGAATCACACCGGCAATACAAATGGCCATTGACGAACTTAGTAACAACTACACGCTGGTTGAGAATCTAACGTTTTCTGTTGAATATGCTAACTCTCAGTGCTCGATTGCCGAGGGCATAAACCAGGCGATAGACTTTTACATTAATCGTAAAGTTGATGCGTTCTTTGGTCCGGTTTGTGACTATGCCGTAGCACCAGTTGCTAGGCAAACAAGATTTTGGAATATACCTTTAATTTCCGGTGGCGCCATGGCGCGTGATTTTGCAATTTACCGGAAGTCACAATATCCCAAGTTGACTCGAGTTGGTCCGGTGAATTTCAACTCATTGTCCGATTTCTTTGTTAAGCTGTTTCGACATTCTGGATGGAAATCTCTGAAGATTTTATACAATCGGAAAGGGCACGCGAATGTTTTCGAGGATTTTTGTCATCTGTGTGTGGAAGCTATCCATTATGACATGATAGAAAAAGCGCGGGAAATCAAACAGGATTACTTTCGTTTAGATGAAAAAACAGACCTTCGGAAGATACTATTCAATGAAGTTGGACTGACGTTTGGAGGTAGGTGA